The genomic DNA GATCAACTCCGACGAGATCCGCGAGGCGCTCTCCGAGCCGGTCAACGCCATCGTCGACGCCGTCCGGATATGTCTGGAGCGCACTCCCCCCGAGCTTTCGGCCGATATCGTCGACAAGGGGATCGTTCTGGCCGGCGGTGGCGCGCTCCTGCGCAACCTCGACCTGCTGCTGCGGGAGGAGACGGGGCTTCCGGTAGTGACCGCTGAAGATCCCCTTTCCTGCGTTGTTCTCGGCTCCGGAAAGGTTCTGGACGAGCTCAACCTGCTGCGCCGGGTGGCCGTTTCGTCCTGAGAGGCTGTTGAAAAACAGCCATCGGCCGTCTGTGTAGCATCCCGCCTTCGCAGCAAAAGCGGCAGCTTCGGCGGAGCAGGCTGCTATGCCTCCTCGGGGCTTTCTGCGGGTGCGACGATCTGATTATTTTTTAACAACTTTGGGTTGCTTCAGAGTTTTCTCCCCCTTCGCCGCAGCCTAGTGAGCAAGGCGACTCGCGGAGAAGGCCTGTCCACGCGAAACCAGCTTTAGCGGAGACCTTGCGTCATCGCCTCTTTTAAAGCTCATCCCCATACCTTCGGACTTCCTAATGGAGATAGACATCGTCGTTCCGGTCTGGAACCGGCCGGTTGAAACGCGATCCTGCCTCGTGAGCCTCGTCGAACATTCTCCCGGCGCCCGCTTCATTTTCATCGATAATGCCTGTGACCGTGAAACCGAGCGCCTTCTCCACGAGGTAGCGGATGCCCTCGATCACCGCGCGCTCCTCGTTCGCACCAACTCCAATATAGGGCTCGTGCCTGCAATAAACCTCGGGCTGTCACGCGCGGAAGCCCCTTTCCTCGGGCTGGTGCGCAACATCTGCCGGGTCGGCAAGGGGTGGCTTCCTCCTATCCTCGAATTCGCCCGCTCCCATCCGGATGCCGGCGTTCTCATGCCCCTTCTGCTTCCGGAGGGAGCATCGGAAAAGAGGATGCCTGCGAATTGCTCCCCCGCAATGGAGGCCTCAGAGGCTTCCATCGATGCCATGGTTCTCAGGAGAGAGCTGTACGAGCGGGCTGGTGGGCTCGACGAGGGGCTGGATGCAGCCGTGTGGTGTGCCCGTGACTATGCCCGCCGAGCTCACCGCGAAGGTTTTCTTGCCTTCACGATAGGGACGAGCGTTGTATTTCGCAGCCCGGAGGCGACGCTCGGCTCCCCCTCGAAACGGGAGGAGGTCGTCCGGCGCAGTGCCATGCTATACCGGGAGAGATGGGAAGATGATTCCTCGTTCTGTATTCACTTTCCTGGCGAGGTAACCCAGGAAAGCATTCAGCAGAGGCTCGACCTGTTTCTGGCAGCCGCGCGGCAGGGGCATCGCGTGACGCTCCTCGTATCGGCGAAGCTCTCCCGGCGGCTCTCCGAGATGGGGATGAGTCGGGTTCACGAAAACATCCGTATGGAACAGTTGCCTCGCCTCTTCACCGCAGGGGGGGCCCAGAAGCTTCTGGCAGCTGTTCGCCAAGCCTACTCCCGCACTACGGCGGTGACCGGGGTGGACGGTATACCCTTTCCGGGGGAACCGGAGGCGATACCTTTTTCCCGTTTCGAGGAGCTTGTTCGTGCTGCCGAGGCTGAACGGTTCCGGCCGCTGACCGCTCGGGACGATGTGCAGCAGGTTACTGAAACCGGAGGATTTGCATGACGTCAGAGATACTGTCGCAGCTCCGCGCCCATCAGGCGGTGATGAGCTTGATCGAAAAGGAACTCGTGGAGAAGGTCGCCGCATTGGTGGATATGATGGCGGATGCTCTTGGAAGTGGGAAAAAGGTGCTTGTGATGGGGAACGGCGGATCGGCGGCCGACGCCCAGCACCTGGCGGCGGAGATCGTAGGGCGGTTCAAGATGGAGCGGCGCGCGCTGCCGGCCGTGGCCCTTACGACGGACTCCTCGATCCTGACGGCCCTTGGAAACGATTACGGGTTCGAGTCCATTTTTCGGCGGCAGGTGGAAGCACTGGCTTCCCCCGGGGATGTGGTGATCGGCATCTCCACAAGCGGCACGTCGGGAAACGTCCATTCCGCCCTTACCCTCGCTGCCGGAATGGGGTGCCGCACCGCAGGCCTCCTCGGCAGAGACGGGGGTACCATCCGGGACATCGTTGACATCGACCTCACCATACCCAGCGACGACACGCCGCGGATACAGGAGGGGCACATCACCCTGATCCATATCGTCTGCGACCTTGTGGAACGTCGGCTTTTCAGCTGAGGGAGCCCACTTCAGCGGCACGGGAATCACGATGAAAGAGATGCGAACGAAACGCGCAGTTTTCCTTGACCGGGACGGCACCATAAATGTCGATACCGATTACGTGCACCGCGCCGAAGACTTCGAGTTCATCCCCGGGGCGCCCGAGGCGATACGGCTTCTCA from Geobacter sp. DSM 9736 includes the following:
- a CDS encoding glycosyltransferase family 2 protein, translating into MEIDIVVPVWNRPVETRSCLVSLVEHSPGARFIFIDNACDRETERLLHEVADALDHRALLVRTNSNIGLVPAINLGLSRAEAPFLGLVRNICRVGKGWLPPILEFARSHPDAGVLMPLLLPEGASEKRMPANCSPAMEASEASIDAMVLRRELYERAGGLDEGLDAAVWCARDYARRAHREGFLAFTIGTSVVFRSPEATLGSPSKREEVVRRSAMLYRERWEDDSSFCIHFPGEVTQESIQQRLDLFLAAARQGHRVTLLVSAKLSRRLSEMGMSRVHENIRMEQLPRLFTAGGAQKLLAAVRQAYSRTTAVTGVDGIPFPGEPEAIPFSRFEELVRAAEAERFRPLTARDDVQQVTETGGFA
- a CDS encoding D-sedoheptulose 7-phosphate isomerase, which translates into the protein MTSEILSQLRAHQAVMSLIEKELVEKVAALVDMMADALGSGKKVLVMGNGGSAADAQHLAAEIVGRFKMERRALPAVALTTDSSILTALGNDYGFESIFRRQVEALASPGDVVIGISTSGTSGNVHSALTLAAGMGCRTAGLLGRDGGTIRDIVDIDLTIPSDDTPRIQEGHITLIHIVCDLVERRLFS